The following proteins are encoded in a genomic region of Desulfosporosinus youngiae DSM 17734:
- the glyQ gene encoding glycine--tRNA ligase subunit alpha: MKFQDIILSLNQFWGEQGCIIAQPYDVEKGAGTMNPATFLRALGPEPWNVAYVEPSRRPTDGRYGENPNRLQHYFQYQVILKPSPDNVQELYLQSLERLGINPQEHDIRFVEDNWESPTLGAWGLGWEVWLDGMEVTQFTYFQQCGGIDCKPVCAEITYGLERLTTYIQNKDNVYDIEWVGDVTYGDIYLQNEIDYSHYNFEVADIEALQTWFDMYEKEAKRVVEKGLVLPAYDYVLKCSHTFNLLDARGAISVTERTSYIARVRALARLCAQAYVEQREKLGFPLLKTNSLKGVK; the protein is encoded by the coding sequence ATGAAGTTTCAAGATATTATCCTGTCTCTTAACCAGTTTTGGGGAGAACAAGGGTGCATTATTGCGCAGCCGTATGATGTAGAAAAAGGGGCCGGCACGATGAATCCCGCAACCTTTCTAAGGGCTCTGGGGCCTGAACCATGGAATGTGGCCTATGTCGAGCCGTCCCGCAGACCGACCGATGGACGATATGGGGAAAATCCCAATCGCTTGCAGCACTATTTCCAATACCAAGTTATTCTCAAGCCCTCTCCGGACAATGTTCAGGAACTATACTTGCAGAGTTTGGAGCGGTTAGGAATTAATCCGCAGGAGCATGATATCCGTTTTGTCGAAGATAATTGGGAGTCTCCAACGTTAGGTGCGTGGGGGTTAGGCTGGGAAGTCTGGCTCGATGGCATGGAAGTGACTCAATTTACGTATTTCCAACAGTGCGGCGGAATTGACTGTAAACCAGTCTGTGCAGAGATCACTTATGGCTTGGAGCGTCTGACGACCTATATTCAAAACAAAGATAATGTCTATGATATAGAATGGGTTGGAGATGTCACTTATGGTGATATTTATCTTCAGAACGAAATTGATTACTCTCATTATAATTTTGAAGTGGCAGATATTGAGGCTTTGCAAACCTGGTTTGATATGTATGAGAAAGAGGCCAAGCGGGTTGTGGAGAAGGGTTTGGTACTTCCCGCCTATGATTACGTGCTTAAGTGCTCCCATACCTTTAACCTTTTGGACGCTCGCGGAGCTATCAGTGTCACAGAACGTACAAGCTACATTGCTCGTGTACGGGCGCTGGCTCGTCTTTGTGCTCAGGCTTATGTTGAGCAGCGGGAGAAGCTGGGTTTCCCTTTGCTGAAGACGAACTCTTTGAAAGGGGTGAAGTAA
- the pduL gene encoding phosphate propanoyltransferase, producing the protein MEMSDPKKVDFKQEAKWLVMVGVSRAHVHLTREHMEILFGQGSELTVLRDLGQAGQFAAKETVNVVGTKGVLEKVRIIGPNRTESQIELSRTETYPLGIDAPLRDSGDLVGTPGAVLIGPKGVVVLDHGCIIAKAHVHMLSKTAKRLDLTDSDKVSILLKGEKIVSYHDVTVRLVDDGVTEFHIDTDEANAAFADTGDMAMIIHKEIIIRDDCGNVLEIDTDNIKFVEGKDPNGYYTQAGIKLMGSVFEYPESVQEEIRDKLLNPKSIAPNKYYLLTAQENEKVFGIACFYWMPNVKMGYLEHLGITPEYKARGIGGFLFHRVRTFLEKKHPEIEGILLEVRKNMEHLDDRKPFFLDLGAIPIDSDFYSAKKTKAGEEFSLMFKPETANARLDTATMEAAWQTINEIL; encoded by the coding sequence ATGGAAATGAGTGATCCTAAAAAAGTAGACTTTAAGCAAGAAGCGAAATGGCTTGTTATGGTGGGAGTTTCCAGGGCACATGTCCATCTTACTCGTGAACATATGGAAATATTATTCGGACAGGGCAGTGAGCTGACCGTGCTGCGGGATCTAGGGCAGGCAGGTCAATTTGCTGCTAAAGAAACTGTCAATGTCGTAGGGACAAAAGGAGTTTTGGAAAAGGTCAGAATTATCGGACCAAATCGTACTGAAAGTCAAATCGAATTGTCGCGCACAGAGACATATCCTTTAGGGATTGATGCACCTCTGCGGGATTCCGGCGATTTAGTTGGTACCCCAGGAGCAGTACTTATCGGACCTAAAGGGGTCGTAGTACTGGATCACGGCTGTATTATTGCTAAAGCACATGTACATATGCTGTCTAAGACTGCAAAACGCTTGGACCTTACTGATTCAGATAAAGTCAGCATTTTACTCAAAGGGGAAAAAATAGTTTCCTATCATGATGTTACAGTTCGTCTGGTAGATGATGGAGTTACTGAATTCCATATAGATACGGATGAGGCTAATGCTGCCTTTGCAGACACGGGAGATATGGCCATGATCATCCATAAGGAGATAATTATCCGGGATGATTGTGGTAATGTTCTGGAAATTGATACCGATAATATTAAATTTGTTGAAGGCAAGGACCCCAACGGTTACTATACTCAAGCGGGCATTAAACTAATGGGATCAGTGTTTGAATACCCTGAATCTGTACAAGAAGAAATCCGGGATAAACTACTGAATCCTAAGTCTATCGCCCCCAACAAATATTATCTGCTGACCGCTCAAGAAAATGAAAAAGTCTTCGGAATCGCCTGTTTCTATTGGATGCCAAACGTGAAAATGGGCTATTTAGAGCACCTTGGGATTACTCCTGAATATAAAGCCAGGGGTATCGGAGGCTTTCTATTCCATAGGGTCAGGACGTTCCTTGAAAAGAAACATCCTGAGATCGAAGGGATTCTCCTTGAGGTCAGGAAGAATATGGAACATCTCGATGACAGGAAACCTTTCTTCCTGGATCTGGGGGCTATTCCTATCGATAGCGATTTTTATTCCGCAAAGAAAACCAAGGCCGGCGAAGAGTTTTCGCTCATGTTTAAACCTGAGACGGCAAATGCCAGACTTGATACGGCAACCATGGAAGCTGCCTGGCAAACGATCAACGAAATTTTATAA
- a CDS encoding NUDIX hydrolase: MQFIDAIKRYAPYNEQEEKDKAVFLKCLEIFEDVLTRKNVIAHLTSSAFVVNKRRDRVLVIHHNIYNSWSWTGGHADGDEDLQAVAIKELKEETGVNHIHLLTPGIFSLDILPVIGHIKRGEYVSPHLHLSVAFLMEADENDVLNIKKDENSGVKWIPIEELNVYSNEPHMHKVYDKFICKIKELSL, encoded by the coding sequence ATGCAATTTATTGATGCAATTAAACGATATGCTCCATACAATGAGCAGGAAGAAAAGGATAAGGCCGTATTTCTGAAATGCCTGGAGATATTTGAGGATGTCTTAACCAGAAAGAATGTAATTGCTCATTTAACCAGCTCGGCTTTTGTAGTCAACAAAAGAAGAGATAGGGTACTTGTTATTCACCATAATATCTATAACTCTTGGTCGTGGACCGGCGGGCATGCGGATGGTGACGAGGATTTACAAGCCGTTGCTATTAAAGAATTGAAGGAAGAAACCGGAGTCAATCATATCCATTTGCTTACCCCGGGGATCTTTTCTTTGGACATACTTCCAGTGATAGGGCACATAAAAAGAGGGGAATACGTGTCTCCTCACCTGCATTTATCCGTCGCATTTTTAATGGAAGCGGATGAGAATGACGTCCTAAACATTAAAAAAGACGAAAATAGCGGCGTCAAATGGATACCTATAGAAGAGTTAAATGTCTATAGCAATGAACCTCATATGCATAAAGTGTATGATAAATTTATATGTAAAATTAAAGAATTGAGCCTATAA
- a CDS encoding DUF4342 domain-containing protein, with the protein MNESWTELEKIDLLRERMGIGYEEARTALNLAQGDVLKALDDLERIRNGLGNDRKFEECGQGILESVKSTLSNISHSTISLKRHDNTIISVSAPLGLALAYTIWRKPGLRLLALVGAVGAAMNHFELEVASNQEYLYDRETGEF; encoded by the coding sequence ATGAATGAATCTTGGACTGAACTTGAAAAGATAGATCTTCTGCGTGAGCGTATGGGGATCGGATATGAAGAAGCGCGTACAGCCTTAAATCTGGCTCAGGGTGACGTGCTGAAAGCCTTGGATGATCTGGAGAGGATTCGAAACGGTTTAGGAAACGATCGGAAGTTTGAAGAGTGCGGCCAGGGAATTTTGGAGAGTGTGAAGTCTACGTTGTCGAATATCAGTCACTCTACAATCAGTCTTAAACGGCATGATAACACGATTATCAGCGTTTCTGCTCCTTTGGGCCTGGCTCTGGCCTATACCATATGGAGGAAACCAGGCTTGAGATTGCTGGCTCTTGTCGGAGCTGTAGGAGCAGCTATGAATCACTTTGAATTAGAAGTTGCCTCGAATCAGGAGTATCTTTATGATAGGGAAACGGGCGAATTTTAG
- the recO gene encoding DNA repair protein RecO: MAVYHADALVIRSRQFGESDRVLTLFSRELGKLQAVAKGVRKPKSRQRAGAQLFTYGDFLIHRGKSLDTVSQCSPKESFPYLWNDLDRSFAAAGVAELLDISTISGQPNAELFTLTLTSLFLLEQFDSSLVLSAYALRLMEVLGYRPGLGECAECGGKAKGDRLFFSAEAGGILCGNCWENYSGRWIRAGSIAFMRQLLRQDITKLDRLRWSAWMQQEILEILRIYLEHKFERPLKAWRMGSLTRDDSERGFDGKEGKDHE; the protein is encoded by the coding sequence GTGGCCGTTTATCATGCGGACGCGTTGGTGATCCGCAGCAGGCAATTTGGTGAGTCGGATCGGGTGCTCACTCTTTTTTCCCGTGAGTTGGGGAAGCTTCAAGCTGTGGCAAAAGGAGTGCGCAAACCGAAGAGTCGTCAAAGGGCGGGGGCTCAGTTATTTACGTATGGAGATTTTTTGATTCACCGGGGGAAATCTCTCGATACTGTAAGCCAGTGCAGTCCTAAGGAAAGTTTCCCTTATCTATGGAATGATCTGGATCGTTCCTTTGCTGCTGCTGGGGTTGCCGAGCTCTTAGATATCTCAACGATTTCCGGGCAGCCTAATGCGGAGCTGTTTACACTTACTTTGACTAGTTTATTTCTGCTGGAACAATTTGACTCGTCTCTTGTGCTTAGTGCCTATGCTTTACGGTTAATGGAAGTGTTAGGGTATCGTCCGGGTTTAGGGGAATGCGCAGAGTGCGGGGGCAAGGCGAAGGGGGATCGTTTGTTTTTTAGTGCAGAGGCTGGGGGGATCTTATGTGGGAACTGTTGGGAGAACTATTCCGGACGATGGATTCGGGCCGGCAGTATTGCCTTTATGCGTCAGCTTCTTCGTCAGGATATTACCAAATTAGATCGCTTGCGTTGGAGTGCTTGGATGCAGCAGGAAATTTTGGAGATATTGAGGATTTATCTCGAACATAAGTTTGAGCGACCCCTTAAAGCTTGGAGAATGGGAAGTCTGACGCGGGATGACTCGGAGCGGGGCTTTGACGGAAAGGAAGGGAAAGACCATGAATGA
- the deoC gene encoding deoxyribose-phosphate aldolase, which translates to MNLTGITDHTLLKPEACEKDIVAFCHEAQQHRFAAVCVNPIHVQTVSKLLHGTGICVAAVVGFPLGATFTEIKVQEVFMVKAHGGKEVDMVMNIGWAKSGNWEAVERDISRVVDAAHECGLIVKVIIETCLLTEEEKKSAAEIVKRSGADFIKTSTGFAGGGATVEDVRNLKTWVGEKVKVKASGGIRSREFALELVEAGADRLGTSAVLV; encoded by the coding sequence ATGAATCTTACTGGAATAACGGATCATACCTTGTTAAAACCGGAGGCCTGTGAAAAGGATATTGTAGCATTTTGTCATGAAGCTCAGCAGCACAGATTTGCTGCGGTTTGTGTTAATCCGATTCACGTGCAAACGGTGTCTAAACTACTGCACGGTACTGGGATCTGTGTTGCTGCTGTTGTAGGTTTTCCGCTAGGGGCGACATTTACAGAAATTAAGGTTCAAGAAGTATTCATGGTTAAAGCTCATGGCGGCAAAGAAGTCGATATGGTTATGAATATCGGCTGGGCAAAGTCCGGGAATTGGGAAGCGGTTGAGCGGGATATCAGCAGAGTGGTTGATGCGGCTCATGAGTGCGGATTAATCGTAAAAGTTATTATTGAAACCTGTCTCCTCACTGAAGAGGAGAAGAAATCAGCAGCCGAGATCGTCAAACGTTCGGGAGCGGATTTTATCAAGACTTCGACCGGCTTTGCCGGAGGGGGAGCCACTGTTGAGGATGTGCGTAATCTGAAAACATGGGTTGGGGAAAAGGTAAAGGTTAAAGCATCGGGCGGCATAAGGAGCAGGGAATTTGCGCTTGAGCTTGTGGAGGCCGGGGCGGATAGGCTGGGGACAAGCGCCGTTCTTGTGTGA
- the era gene encoding GTPase Era, translating into MLKDREVTSSLVSKSEFRSGFVSVIGRPNAGKSTLLNHLLGQKVLIMSDKPQTTRNRIQCILTEERGQIIFLDTPGIHKPKHKLGEFMVGTAKESMREVDVILYMVDLSSDFGPGEEFIIEMLKQTKTPCVLALNKVDLLTKEQLMIKIQQFSKLADFKAIVPISAKTGENTNELLKVIFAQLPKGPMYYPEDEVTDQPERFIMAELVREKVLQLTRDEVPHSIAVVIEEVQEKKTLVKVRALVIVERESQKGIIIGSGGAQLKEIGRLARQDIEALLGSKVFLELWVKVKKDWRNRPDSLRNYGYGKEKG; encoded by the coding sequence ATGCTGAAAGATAGGGAAGTGACTTCATCGTTGGTTTCGAAAAGTGAATTTCGTTCAGGCTTTGTGTCTGTGATTGGCAGACCGAATGCAGGGAAATCGACCTTGCTTAATCATTTATTAGGACAGAAAGTGTTGATCATGTCCGATAAGCCTCAGACCACGCGTAATCGAATCCAGTGTATCCTGACGGAGGAACGGGGACAAATCATTTTTCTGGATACCCCCGGCATACATAAGCCAAAGCATAAGCTTGGCGAATTCATGGTTGGGACGGCCAAGGAATCCATGCGGGAGGTGGATGTGATCCTCTATATGGTGGATCTGTCTTCTGACTTTGGTCCGGGGGAAGAGTTTATCATTGAGATGCTCAAGCAAACGAAGACTCCCTGTGTATTGGCTTTGAATAAAGTCGACTTATTAACGAAAGAGCAGTTAATGATTAAAATTCAGCAGTTTTCCAAGCTGGCAGATTTTAAGGCTATTGTGCCTATTTCTGCAAAAACGGGGGAAAATACCAATGAGCTGCTGAAGGTGATCTTTGCTCAACTCCCCAAGGGTCCGATGTATTATCCGGAGGATGAAGTGACCGACCAGCCTGAGCGTTTCATTATGGCTGAATTGGTGCGCGAAAAGGTACTTCAGCTGACCCGGGATGAGGTTCCTCATTCGATTGCTGTGGTGATTGAAGAGGTTCAAGAAAAGAAAACGTTAGTTAAGGTGCGCGCTCTGGTTATCGTTGAGCGGGAATCTCAGAAAGGAATTATCATCGGGTCAGGGGGCGCTCAGCTTAAAGAGATCGGTCGTTTGGCCCGGCAAGATATAGAAGCTTTGCTGGGCAGCAAGGTGTTTTTAGAACTGTGGGTCAAAGTCAAGAAGGACTGGCGCAACCGGCCGGACAGCTTGCGTAATTATGGCTATGGAAAGGAAAAGGGATAA
- a CDS encoding ABC transporter ATP-binding protein, producing MIRFDKVSKIFSDGFQALDNISFHIDKGELFVIIGPSGCGKTTTMKMINRLNEPTTGTIWIDGKDISKENPVELRRNIGYVIQHIGLLPHMTIGENVALVPKLKKMNASSYLKRVDDLLSMVGLDPDTYRDRYPAELSGGQQQRVGVIRALAAEPPVILMDEPFSALDPISREQLQDELIRLQQEIKKTIVFVTHDMDEALKIADRICIMKDGKIVQLASPEHILRHPANDFVHSFIGEDRLNAAGILPDVEDVMVKPVTAGPNRGLAEAIKLMHKYKVDSLIITKSGNKYLGIAKAWDIQQHYRDETLTLQDIMLKDFPTIQRDRPLSEALEVISENKVSSLPVLSAAGELAGVITRASLVDVMADKYRNGTTDS from the coding sequence ATCATAAGATTTGACAAAGTCTCTAAAATATTCTCAGACGGGTTTCAAGCTTTAGATAACATATCTTTTCACATTGATAAAGGGGAACTGTTTGTAATAATCGGGCCCAGCGGCTGTGGTAAAACGACCACCATGAAGATGATTAACCGATTAAACGAACCGACAACAGGTACAATATGGATAGACGGCAAGGATATTAGCAAGGAAAACCCTGTCGAATTGCGGCGTAATATCGGGTATGTTATCCAGCACATTGGACTCCTGCCCCATATGACAATTGGCGAGAATGTCGCCTTAGTACCGAAACTTAAAAAAATGAATGCTTCAAGCTATCTGAAAAGAGTCGATGATCTTTTATCTATGGTCGGCTTAGATCCGGATACATATCGTGACCGTTATCCCGCAGAATTAAGTGGCGGCCAACAACAAAGGGTAGGGGTTATTCGAGCACTGGCCGCCGAACCGCCAGTTATTTTAATGGATGAGCCATTTAGTGCCTTAGATCCGATCAGCCGCGAACAACTGCAGGACGAGCTTATCAGGCTGCAACAGGAAATAAAGAAAACTATTGTCTTTGTCACTCATGATATGGATGAAGCCCTTAAAATTGCAGATCGTATTTGTATTATGAAAGACGGCAAGATAGTTCAGTTAGCTAGTCCAGAACATATCTTGCGTCATCCGGCCAATGATTTTGTACACTCGTTTATCGGAGAAGACAGACTAAATGCCGCAGGTATCCTTCCTGATGTTGAAGATGTAATGGTTAAGCCAGTAACAGCCGGTCCTAACCGTGGCTTGGCAGAGGCTATCAAACTAATGCATAAATATAAAGTTGACAGCTTGATCATAACTAAATCAGGAAATAAATATCTGGGTATTGCCAAAGCATGGGACATCCAGCAACACTACCGTGACGAAACTTTAACTCTCCAGGATATTATGCTGAAGGATTTTCCAACCATTCAGAGAGACCGGCCCTTAAGCGAGGCCTTAGAAGTCATCAGTGAAAATAAAGTGTCCAGCCTGCCCGTGCTCAGCGCTGCAGGGGAGCTGGCAGGTGTTATTACCAGAGCGAGTTTAGTCGATGTCATGGCAGATAAATACCGAAATGGAACAACGGATTCCTAG
- a CDS encoding ABC transporter permease: MEIFKIFQERWPAIVTAFGEHIQLTFVALFFAISIAVPLGIVLTRYRKLAETIIGVTAVAQTIPSLALLGLMIPLLGIGFVPAIVALTIYGLLPIVRNTYTGIVGVNPAAIEAGIGMGMTSTQVLFMVEMPLSLSVIMAGIRTSTVLIVGVGTLAALIGAGGLGDLIFRGISMSSNELILAGALPAALLAVIFDYLIKRIEIRVTPKGSR; this comes from the coding sequence ATGGAAATATTCAAAATTTTCCAAGAACGATGGCCGGCTATCGTTACAGCTTTCGGTGAGCATATTCAGTTAACATTTGTCGCCCTCTTTTTTGCGATTAGCATTGCTGTTCCGTTAGGAATTGTATTAACCCGTTATCGCAAATTAGCCGAGACAATCATCGGTGTGACAGCAGTAGCACAAACAATCCCCAGCCTTGCTCTGCTTGGTTTGATGATTCCCCTACTGGGCATTGGATTTGTTCCTGCTATTGTGGCATTAACAATTTACGGATTATTGCCTATCGTACGTAACACATATACAGGTATAGTAGGAGTAAATCCGGCTGCTATTGAAGCAGGAATCGGCATGGGAATGACTTCAACTCAGGTATTATTTATGGTGGAAATGCCTCTGTCTCTCTCTGTTATTATGGCAGGCATAAGAACCTCAACTGTTCTTATCGTAGGGGTTGGCACTCTTGCCGCTTTAATTGGAGCCGGAGGTTTGGGAGATCTGATTTTTAGAGGGATTTCGATGTCAAGCAATGAACTGATTCTGGCAGGGGCCCTCCCAGCCGCACTGTTGGCTGTAATTTTCGATTATTTGATCAAACGGATTGAGATTAGGGTAACTCCTAAAGGCAGCAGGTAA
- a CDS encoding glycine betaine ABC transporter substrate-binding protein, with translation MKKAKKYGILAFVLLLALSLVGCSAKTEAGDTIKIGGKNFTEQDILVHLMAGVVEAKTDLTVETKPWLGGTMVASKALDNGDIDIYAEYTGTALMVQLEQEPMTDPVAVYDKVSKMYNENKNITWLEPFGFNNTYTMSMRKADAEKLGIETFSDLAKQSTNLSLVVEGEFFEREDGYKGLQKMYGMNFKATSAMDAGLMYGAVKDGKADVLDAFATDGRIVAFDLKVLKDDKQFFPPYYAAPLVRNDTLAKHPELADALNSLAGKLDDAAMQQLNAKVDLDKQSSKDVANEWLKAQGLI, from the coding sequence ATGAAAAAGGCAAAAAAATATGGCATTTTAGCATTTGTGTTATTATTGGCTCTTAGTTTAGTAGGTTGCTCAGCCAAAACCGAAGCAGGGGACACCATAAAAATTGGCGGAAAGAACTTTACGGAGCAAGACATTTTGGTTCACTTAATGGCTGGAGTAGTTGAGGCTAAAACTGATCTTACAGTCGAAACTAAACCCTGGCTTGGAGGAACAATGGTTGCGTCAAAGGCATTAGATAATGGGGATATTGACATTTATGCAGAATATACCGGTACAGCTTTGATGGTTCAACTTGAACAAGAGCCAATGACCGACCCGGTTGCCGTTTATGATAAGGTAAGCAAAATGTACAATGAGAATAAGAACATTACCTGGCTGGAACCTTTTGGTTTTAATAATACTTACACAATGAGCATGCGTAAAGCAGATGCAGAAAAGCTGGGTATTGAAACTTTCAGTGATCTTGCTAAGCAATCAACTAATTTATCATTGGTGGTTGAGGGCGAATTCTTTGAACGGGAAGACGGATATAAAGGACTTCAGAAAATGTATGGCATGAACTTTAAGGCTACGAGTGCAATGGATGCGGGCTTAATGTACGGTGCCGTCAAAGACGGTAAAGCAGACGTGTTGGATGCTTTTGCTACCGATGGAAGAATTGTGGCGTTTGATCTGAAAGTTCTAAAGGATGATAAGCAGTTTTTCCCACCCTATTACGCCGCTCCGCTCGTGCGTAATGATACATTAGCCAAACACCCTGAGCTTGCAGATGCTCTCAACTCTTTGGCAGGCAAACTCGATGATGCAGCAATGCAGCAGCTTAACGCTAAGGTCGACCTGGACAAGCAATCATCTAAAGATGTTGCCAACGAGTGGCTAAAAGCCCAAGGTTTGATTTAG
- the cdd gene encoding cytidine deaminase — MGVIEAEIRGTIAPELLDELIHQAKAAYEHAYVPYSHYPVGSAAVFSSGTIYSGCNVENSSYGLTICAERNAIFKAIARGERELKGIAIAVPSDVFPSPCGACRQVIREFAVDCPVILVNGQGQVRWTSLKRLLPEAFGPEFLGLA; from the coding sequence ATGGGAGTAATAGAGGCAGAGATTCGGGGAACGATTGCACCAGAGCTCCTGGATGAGCTTATTCATCAGGCTAAGGCAGCTTATGAGCATGCTTATGTTCCGTATTCTCATTACCCGGTTGGGTCAGCAGCAGTCTTTTCCTCGGGAACGATTTATAGTGGGTGTAATGTTGAGAATTCTAGTTATGGCTTAACCATTTGTGCAGAACGAAATGCAATTTTTAAAGCTATAGCTCGTGGAGAACGAGAATTAAAGGGAATTGCTATCGCGGTTCCAAGTGATGTTTTTCCGTCTCCTTGTGGCGCTTGTCGGCAAGTGATTCGTGAGTTTGCCGTGGATTGTCCGGTCATCCTAGTAAATGGTCAAGGACAAGTGCGGTGGACTAGCCTAAAACGGTTGCTGCCGGAGGCGTTTGGTCCGGAGTTTCTAGGACTGGCATGA
- a CDS encoding diacylglycerol kinase family protein: MGIYHKPGFLRSLNQAWRGMLYTVKTQKHVQFHIVAGVSVLLFAWWSEVTRFEWLSLIFAIGSVISAEVMNSAVETVVDMVQPNFHPLAGMAKDIAAGAVLVAAIQAAVIGMIVFVPVLYRLASRMF, encoded by the coding sequence ATGGGGATATATCATAAACCAGGCTTTTTACGCAGTTTAAATCAGGCATGGCGAGGAATGCTGTATACTGTTAAGACTCAAAAACACGTACAGTTTCATATCGTGGCAGGGGTTAGCGTCTTGCTCTTTGCTTGGTGGAGTGAGGTTACACGGTTTGAATGGTTGAGTCTTATTTTTGCAATCGGCAGTGTCATTAGCGCGGAAGTCATGAATTCAGCGGTTGAAACAGTGGTCGATATGGTACAGCCAAATTTTCACCCTTTAGCAGGAATGGCCAAAGATATTGCAGCAGGGGCTGTATTAGTGGCGGCGATTCAAGCAGCAGTGATAGGAATGATCGTTTTTGTTCCTGTACTGTATCGCTTGGCGAGCAGGATGTTTTAG
- the ybeY gene encoding rRNA maturation RNase YbeY has protein sequence MIIDISWEEDSILMEQREPLAALLNQAINEAIRMSEGPEEAEVSLMLVDDQRIHALNLEYRGVDRPTDVLSFALQEEMEEEPEIEEEDEMLGDIVISVERARDQAVEYGHSFEREIIYLAVHGTLHLLGFDHEEEIDKQEMRVKEEAVMAKLKLERV, from the coding sequence GTGATCATAGATATCTCTTGGGAAGAAGACTCAATCCTGATGGAACAACGTGAACCATTGGCTGCTTTATTAAATCAAGCGATCAATGAGGCCATTCGCATGTCAGAAGGCCCGGAAGAAGCAGAAGTAAGCCTAATGTTAGTTGATGATCAGCGCATCCATGCCTTAAATCTTGAATATCGGGGAGTAGACCGCCCAACGGATGTTCTTTCCTTTGCCTTACAAGAAGAAATGGAAGAAGAACCTGAAATAGAGGAAGAGGATGAGATGCTTGGGGATATTGTAATCTCGGTTGAGCGGGCAAGAGATCAGGCGGTGGAATATGGGCATTCCTTCGAACGGGAGATTATTTACCTTGCTGTCCATGGGACGCTCCATTTGTTAGGCTTTGATCATGAAGAAGAGATTGATAAACAAGAAATGCGCGTGAAAGAAGAAGCAGTAATGGCAAAATTGAAGCTGGAGCGAGTATAG